Proteins found in one Salinimonas lutimaris genomic segment:
- a CDS encoding RNA recognition motif domain-containing protein yields the protein MKVGFIQCAVISAVFAVAGYLVFSSANMETSLPVTVAVSLLLSGIVTPWLASLFGSSDAKQDSVITEEGRETATLYVGNLPYKANEDAVKEYFRNYIDVQSVRLMKDRRTGKRKGYGFIEVMTTDVDQAIDELNDKVFLERTLKVRHAKEKTE from the coding sequence ATGAAAGTTGGCTTTATTCAATGCGCAGTGATTAGCGCAGTTTTTGCAGTAGCGGGGTATCTCGTTTTCTCTTCTGCCAATATGGAGACCAGTCTTCCGGTAACGGTAGCCGTTTCTTTATTACTCAGTGGTATTGTTACCCCTTGGCTTGCATCATTGTTTGGCTCGTCTGACGCTAAACAGGATTCGGTCATTACAGAAGAAGGGCGTGAAACAGCAACCTTATATGTAGGCAACCTGCCTTACAAAGCAAATGAGGATGCTGTAAAAGAGTACTTCCGAAATTATATTGATGTGCAATCTGTTCGTTTAATGAAGGATCGCAGAACAGGTAAGCGCAAAGGTTATGGTTTTATAGAGGTAATGACGACAGATGTTGATCAAGCCATCGACGAACTCAATGATAAAGTCTTTTTAGAGCGAACCCTGAAAGTCAGGCACGCTAAAGAGAAGACCGAATAA
- the sthA gene encoding Si-specific NAD(P)(+) transhydrogenase: protein MTKKAPARKAKPQFQYDAVVIGTGPGGEGVAMQLAKAGKRVAVVERYQDVGGGCTHWGTIPSKALRHSVSRLIEYNNTPLFSENQGNRHVTFADIMKHASGVIQKQTKLRSTFYDRNRVSLFHGVASFVDANTLKIERNDGSQDMITAEKFAIATGSRPYTPADINFDHPRIYNSDTILSLDHEPKSIIIYGAGVIGSEYASIFRGMGVKVDLVNMRERLLSFLDAEISDALSYHLWNNGVVIRNTETYTSVEGTDDGVILNLESGKRMRADCLLFANGRTGNTDMLNLAAIGLKPDSRGQLSVNENYQTSVDNVFAVGDVIGYPSLASAAYNQGRFAAEAMLNGKANAGLIEDIPTGIYTIPEISSVGKTEQELTAAKVPYEVGRAQFKHLARAQIASTEVGSLKILFHRETKQILGIHCFGERASEIVHIGQAIMQQKGEANSLDYFVNTTFNYPTMAEAYRVAALNGLNRIF from the coding sequence ATGACCAAAAAAGCCCCCGCGCGAAAAGCCAAACCCCAATTTCAGTATGATGCGGTTGTCATCGGCACAGGCCCGGGAGGTGAAGGCGTAGCCATGCAGTTAGCCAAGGCAGGAAAGCGGGTTGCTGTGGTTGAACGATACCAGGATGTGGGCGGTGGCTGTACCCACTGGGGAACAATTCCGTCAAAAGCCCTGCGCCACTCGGTTAGTCGCTTAATTGAATACAATAATACGCCGCTTTTTTCAGAAAATCAGGGTAACCGCCATGTGACATTTGCGGATATTATGAAACATGCCAGCGGTGTGATTCAAAAACAGACCAAGCTGCGCTCAACATTCTACGATAGAAACCGGGTCAGTCTGTTTCATGGGGTGGCCAGTTTTGTGGATGCTAACACTCTGAAAATAGAGCGTAACGATGGCTCTCAAGACATGATAACGGCAGAAAAGTTTGCTATTGCTACCGGCTCACGCCCCTATACCCCCGCTGATATCAACTTTGATCATCCAAGGATCTATAACTCCGACACCATTTTGTCGTTAGACCATGAGCCAAAATCTATTATCATTTATGGCGCGGGCGTGATTGGTTCAGAATATGCGAGCATCTTTCGGGGCATGGGGGTCAAAGTTGACCTGGTGAACATGCGCGAGCGGCTATTGTCGTTTCTTGACGCCGAGATCTCTGATGCACTGAGTTACCATTTGTGGAATAACGGTGTGGTTATCCGTAATACAGAAACCTATACATCCGTAGAAGGCACTGACGACGGTGTGATACTGAACCTGGAATCCGGCAAGCGTATGCGCGCAGACTGTTTATTATTTGCCAATGGCCGTACAGGCAACACCGATATGCTTAACCTGGCAGCCATCGGGCTGAAGCCCGACTCACGGGGCCAGTTGTCAGTTAATGAAAATTATCAGACCAGCGTAGACAATGTCTTTGCGGTGGGTGATGTGATTGGTTATCCCAGCCTGGCATCTGCCGCCTATAATCAGGGTCGCTTTGCCGCTGAGGCCATGCTTAACGGCAAAGCCAATGCAGGCCTTATCGAAGACATTCCGACCGGTATATATACTATTCCGGAAATCAGTTCTGTGGGTAAAACAGAGCAGGAACTGACCGCAGCCAAAGTGCCTTATGAAGTTGGACGGGCGCAGTTTAAACATCTGGCCAGAGCACAAATTGCATCGACAGAAGTAGGAAGCCTGAAAATTTTATTTCATCGAGAAACAAAGCAAATTCTGGGTATTCACTGCTTCGGTGAAAGGGCTTCTGAGATTGTGCATATCGGTCAGGCGATTATGCAGCAAAAAGGCGAGGCTAATTCGCTGGATTACTTTGTGAATACTACATTCAACTACCCGACTATGGCAGAGGCATATCGGGTTGCGGCGTTAAATGGTCTTAACCGGATTTTTTGA
- the trmA gene encoding tRNA (uridine(54)-C5)-methyltransferase TrmA, translating to MSEQPGSAAYEQQLSEKVSRLSKLLAPFDAPDIHVFASTSQHYRMRAEFRVWHDGDDLYHIMFDQQTKEKYRVDEFAPASTTINRAMDMLLALVRPNEVLRKKLFQIDYLSGLSEELVISLLYHRQLDDEWEAQARELKAELEKHFAKVNIIGRARKQKKVLDEDFIIERLPVNGTEYVFKHIENSFTQPNAEVNCRMIEWALSVCGQPERDLLELYCGAGNFSVPMARQYRNVIGTEIAKPSVAAAQFNIEQNGLNNIDIVRLSAEEFTEALITGREFSRLKSIQLAEYDFATVLVDPPRAGLDDDSLAMIQGYDEIVYISCNPETLSDNLQTLTQTHRIEASALFDQFPFTHHIEAGVKLVRK from the coding sequence ATGTCAGAACAACCCGGATCAGCTGCCTATGAGCAGCAGTTAAGCGAAAAGGTATCACGCTTAAGCAAACTGTTAGCGCCGTTCGATGCGCCTGACATCCACGTCTTTGCTTCTACCAGTCAGCATTACCGCATGCGTGCAGAATTTCGCGTATGGCATGACGGTGACGATCTCTACCACATTATGTTTGACCAGCAGACCAAGGAAAAATACCGGGTTGATGAGTTTGCTCCGGCCAGCACAACGATTAACCGGGCAATGGATATGTTGCTGGCTCTGGTGCGCCCTAATGAAGTACTACGCAAAAAGCTGTTTCAGATAGACTATTTATCGGGCCTGAGCGAAGAGCTGGTCATAAGTCTGCTGTATCATCGCCAGCTCGATGACGAATGGGAAGCACAGGCCAGAGAGCTTAAGGCCGAATTGGAAAAGCACTTTGCAAAAGTCAATATTATTGGACGGGCCCGTAAACAGAAGAAAGTGCTGGATGAAGATTTTATCATTGAGCGCCTGCCGGTAAACGGAACAGAATATGTTTTTAAGCATATCGAAAACAGCTTCACTCAGCCTAATGCCGAAGTAAACTGCCGCATGATTGAATGGGCTTTGTCGGTGTGCGGTCAGCCTGAGCGGGATCTGCTGGAACTGTATTGTGGTGCCGGCAACTTTTCTGTACCCATGGCCCGCCAGTATCGCAATGTCATTGGTACTGAGATTGCCAAACCATCGGTTGCCGCCGCACAGTTTAATATTGAACAAAATGGTCTGAATAATATTGATATTGTGCGTCTGTCTGCTGAGGAATTTACCGAAGCACTGATCACCGGCCGGGAGTTTTCCAGACTAAAATCGATACAGCTGGCCGAGTATGATTTTGCTACGGTACTGGTTGACCCACCCCGGGCCGGATTGGATGATGACTCTTTAGCGATGATTCAGGGTTATGATGAAATTGTGTATATTTCCTGTAATCCGGAAACCCTGAGTGACAATTTGCAAACCCTGACCCAAACACACCGGATCGAGGCAAGCGCGCTGTTTGACCAGTTCCCGTTCACCCACCATATTGAAGCGGGTGTTAAGCTGGTCAGAAAATAA
- a CDS encoding sensor histidine kinase: MAILAGLIQYDRKVTLQLEILNAEHINLISSANSTFNRELGDIRNTARLLSIHLQDLLESQNESTVNSFSRVGASLPNVSQLRWLNMEGQEVYRVNFAGMGSEAVSAQNLQNKAHRSYFKTILNTLPGELILSDIDLNIENGKVVTPLEPTIRALLHSTPNHPLGEGFLIVNFRLTSLFDFLSGLSDTKTQLLVAENNDQWLIHPDQTKQWASVLQTGQHSLPDDIPRLWQHLNTTPAGSLIEGEQDDIYSVVKSYLQLSEPADKRTTLYFIARTPRTLYRSIQQQALTPAVVIALVVFCIGLLLIYREAVLGLRVKRLTQLLKTEKADLADALQHQQVLQDELVEVEKMASLGMLVAGVSHELNTPIGAAVMTVSGLQRKVNELNKCIAEGLTRSALDEHVQQSREATELALTNLQRASSLIQRFKRLAVDRSEEIQMDFNLAQAVYDLLDAMKPQLKGSRLQIEVDVPASIFMKSYPGTLSQVLQNLINNAMNHAFENNNGTIAIKAERMQDLVFVTVTDNGLGIAQDVADSLFDPFVTTNRGQGNSGLGLHLVHRWVTHVMQGHIQVNSTPGQGTCFILELPVSPASADS, translated from the coding sequence ATGGCAATACTGGCCGGCCTGATTCAGTATGATCGCAAAGTCACCCTGCAGCTGGAAATACTGAACGCTGAACACATCAACCTTATTTCCTCTGCCAACAGTACATTTAACCGGGAACTGGGAGATATCAGAAATACAGCCCGGCTGCTTTCCATCCATTTACAGGATTTACTGGAAAGCCAGAATGAAAGCACGGTAAATAGTTTTTCACGGGTTGGTGCTTCGCTGCCCAATGTTTCCCAGTTACGCTGGCTGAACATGGAGGGTCAGGAAGTTTACCGGGTCAATTTTGCAGGCATGGGAAGCGAGGCCGTCTCTGCCCAAAACCTGCAAAACAAGGCCCACCGTAGCTATTTTAAAACCATACTCAATACCCTTCCCGGCGAACTGATACTCAGCGACATTGACTTGAATATTGAAAACGGCAAGGTAGTCACCCCGCTGGAGCCAACCATTCGGGCGCTGTTACACAGCACACCCAACCATCCTTTGGGGGAAGGCTTTTTAATTGTTAACTTTCGGCTGACCAGTCTGTTTGATTTTTTGTCCGGCTTATCAGATACCAAAACCCAGTTACTGGTTGCAGAAAATAATGATCAGTGGCTTATTCACCCTGATCAAACCAAACAGTGGGCATCGGTGCTGCAGACCGGACAGCACAGCCTGCCTGATGATATTCCCAGGCTATGGCAACATTTGAACACCACTCCTGCCGGCTCATTAATTGAAGGCGAGCAGGATGATATTTACAGTGTGGTAAAAAGTTATCTGCAGCTTAGCGAGCCGGCAGATAAGCGAACAACTCTTTACTTTATTGCCCGAACGCCCAGGACGCTCTATCGAAGTATTCAACAGCAGGCATTAACACCGGCGGTTGTCATCGCACTGGTGGTTTTTTGTATTGGCTTACTACTGATTTATCGCGAAGCGGTGCTGGGACTGCGGGTAAAGCGGCTGACGCAGTTGCTGAAAACCGAAAAAGCGGATCTGGCCGATGCCTTACAGCATCAGCAGGTATTGCAGGATGAGCTGGTTGAAGTAGAGAAAATGGCGTCGCTGGGCATGCTGGTTGCCGGTGTCTCCCATGAGCTTAACACTCCCATCGGGGCAGCGGTAATGACGGTCAGCGGTTTACAACGTAAAGTAAATGAGCTGAATAAATGCATTGCCGAGGGCCTGACACGCTCTGCATTAGATGAGCATGTACAGCAAAGCCGAGAGGCAACCGAACTGGCGCTGACAAATCTGCAACGCGCCAGTAGCCTGATACAACGATTCAAACGGTTGGCAGTCGACCGCTCAGAAGAAATTCAGATGGACTTCAACCTGGCCCAGGCGGTGTACGATTTGCTCGATGCCATGAAACCACAACTAAAAGGTAGCCGGCTACAGATTGAAGTTGATGTGCCTGCCAGCATCTTTATGAAGAGCTATCCGGGCACGTTATCTCAGGTATTACAAAACCTTATCAATAATGCGATGAACCACGCCTTTGAAAATAACAATGGCACCATTGCCATTAAAGCTGAGCGAATGCAGGACCTGGTGTTTGTCACCGTGACAGACAATGGCCTGGGTATAGCACAGGATGTTGCCGACTCGCTGTTTGACCCGTTTGTTACCACCAACCGCGGCCAGGGAAATTCCGGATTAGGACTGCACCTGGTTCATCGATGGGTCACTCATGTGATGCAGGGTCATATCCAGGTGAATTCGACCCCAGGCCAGGGCACTTGCTTTATTCTGGAATTACCGGTCAGCCCCGCAAGTGCAGACTCATAA
- a CDS encoding pyridine nucleotide transhydrogenase has translation MRKLLTGLALLTITSIAHAESGNQLFQCMDKKTFEVNSECMSQNITSNVRFKEAEQQVFTQAEEARGDYAVATMTFDPSKMQIDIVAHRDALQAMNALTEQ, from the coding sequence ATGCGTAAATTATTAACAGGCTTGGCGCTGCTTACAATAACAAGTATTGCGCATGCGGAATCCGGTAATCAATTGTTCCAGTGCATGGACAAAAAAACCTTTGAAGTAAACAGTGAGTGTATGTCGCAAAACATCACCAGCAATGTTCGCTTTAAAGAAGCTGAGCAACAGGTATTTACTCAGGCAGAAGAAGCCCGTGGTGATTACGCTGTCGCTACAATGACATTCGATCCAAGCAAAATGCAAATCGACATTGTCGCACACCGCGATGCGCTGCAAGCGATGAACGCACTTACCGAACAATAA
- a CDS encoding acyl-CoA desaturase, protein MKKPPIILTNVLVFIITGAIAFVGVPLWAAYIGFDTVEIVTAVILFYFTGMSITAGYHRLWSHKTYDANIVVRVILAIGGAMALQNSILHWSSDHRVHHRHVDDNDKDPYSARKGLWFAHIGWMLREYQSHRYGDYRNCKDLQKDKVVMWQHKHYLALVLASNFGITAFLGWLNGDILGMVLIAGVFRLVMVHHVTFFINSLAHFWGSQPYTDKNSARDNGVLAFFTFGEGYHNYHHIFEYDYRNGIHWWQFDPTKWLIKGLSYVGLTSNLRTVPEERIEKARVAMQLQRASARISQLPDADQIMQKIQVEYDELMQKMSEYYTAKKRLMKIRQKCLKRSVERLELDFKYKELKNALALQREKWLALQELNFTPA, encoded by the coding sequence ATGAAAAAGCCACCCATCATTTTGACTAATGTCCTGGTCTTTATTATCACCGGGGCGATTGCCTTTGTAGGGGTTCCATTGTGGGCTGCCTATATTGGTTTTGATACGGTAGAAATTGTTACTGCCGTGATCTTATTTTATTTTACCGGTATGTCGATTACTGCCGGGTATCACCGTCTGTGGTCACATAAAACCTATGATGCCAATATTGTCGTCAGGGTGATTCTGGCTATTGGTGGCGCGATGGCGCTGCAAAACAGTATTTTGCACTGGTCCAGCGATCATCGTGTTCATCACCGCCATGTTGATGACAATGACAAAGACCCCTACTCTGCCCGCAAAGGCCTGTGGTTTGCCCATATTGGCTGGATGCTGCGAGAGTATCAGTCTCATCGGTACGGTGATTACCGTAACTGTAAAGACCTGCAGAAAGACAAGGTAGTGATGTGGCAACACAAGCATTATCTGGCCCTTGTGCTTGCCTCAAACTTTGGTATCACTGCCTTTTTAGGCTGGCTGAACGGTGATATTCTGGGCATGGTTTTAATTGCCGGTGTTTTCCGGCTGGTGATGGTTCACCATGTCACTTTCTTTATTAACTCGTTAGCCCATTTCTGGGGTTCACAGCCTTATACCGACAAAAACAGTGCCCGGGATAATGGCGTTCTTGCCTTTTTTACTTTCGGTGAGGGCTACCACAATTACCATCATATTTTTGAATACGATTATCGTAACGGGATTCACTGGTGGCAGTTTGACCCTACAAAATGGCTGATAAAAGGCTTGTCATACGTCGGTTTAACGTCAAACCTGCGTACGGTGCCTGAAGAGCGGATTGAAAAAGCCCGCGTAGCGATGCAGTTACAGCGCGCTAGTGCCCGGATTTCTCAGCTTCCTGATGCCGACCAAATTATGCAGAAGATTCAGGTTGAGTATGATGAGCTGATGCAGAAAATGTCAGAGTACTACACCGCTAAAAAACGTCTGATGAAGATTCGACAAAAATGCCTGAAGCGCAGTGTTGAAAGACTGGAGCTGGACTTCAAATATAAAGAGCTTAAAAACGCACTGGCACTGCAGCGCGAAAAGTGGCTGGCTTTACAGGAGCTCAACTTTACACCAGCCTGA
- a CDS encoding DUF5610 domain-containing protein: MNVDSTSGKESKANRTETPARQNPLELNKKALQQDGLRQAATFYQQSVTVDVKASGASIGMTVMSRAFESALVINGQHPKADKLQREEEQESPAFDFEKIAANVMKFVGGVIRGAAINGADNQKLTGLFEQAREGVQKGFAMARKELEGFMTDELEEGIKNSETLIEEKMSQLEDEMFGRSERISATAVSYSATRSSELEIRTKEGDRVSISFGSRQNLNYVQGQQQSFGNGDDNSGTTSWQSLNIESTRGLQISVQGELSKDELEGIAELVEKTDDLASTFFSDDIDKAFEQASALGFDESTLAGFSLNLQKRETLGMASAYSDIKAMESNQPVLSPTQKAISEYLSKMLKTLELADKKLEGEADYQALVQSVINQMEDVQVPDLVSAINRFNGFNQQARQVLS; the protein is encoded by the coding sequence ATGAATGTTGACAGCACCAGTGGTAAAGAGAGCAAAGCAAACAGAACAGAAACGCCAGCGCGTCAGAATCCGCTTGAGCTGAATAAAAAAGCACTTCAGCAGGATGGATTAAGGCAGGCGGCAACATTTTATCAGCAAAGCGTGACTGTTGATGTAAAAGCCTCTGGCGCTTCTATTGGTATGACGGTTATGAGCCGCGCTTTTGAGTCCGCACTAGTGATAAACGGACAGCATCCTAAGGCCGACAAGCTGCAGCGGGAAGAGGAGCAGGAGAGCCCGGCTTTTGATTTTGAGAAGATTGCCGCCAACGTCATGAAATTTGTTGGGGGAGTCATTCGCGGTGCCGCTATTAACGGTGCTGACAACCAAAAATTAACGGGCCTTTTTGAACAGGCAAGGGAAGGAGTGCAAAAAGGGTTTGCCATGGCCAGAAAAGAGCTTGAAGGATTTATGACCGACGAGCTTGAGGAAGGAATTAAAAACAGTGAGACACTCATTGAAGAAAAAATGAGCCAGTTGGAAGATGAGATGTTCGGTAGAAGCGAGCGTATCTCTGCTACGGCGGTGTCTTACAGTGCAACCCGGTCCAGTGAACTGGAGATCCGGACCAAAGAAGGGGATCGGGTAAGCATTTCATTTGGTAGTCGGCAAAACCTGAATTATGTTCAGGGACAGCAGCAGTCTTTTGGTAATGGTGATGATAACAGCGGTACGACGTCCTGGCAGTCACTGAATATAGAAAGTACCCGCGGTCTACAAATAAGTGTGCAGGGGGAGCTGAGTAAAGATGAGCTTGAGGGTATTGCCGAGTTGGTGGAAAAGACCGATGATCTGGCTAGTACCTTTTTTAGCGATGACATCGACAAAGCATTTGAGCAGGCCAGTGCGCTGGGATTTGATGAAAGCACGCTGGCCGGTTTTTCCCTGAATTTGCAAAAGCGTGAGACCCTAGGAATGGCGAGTGCCTATTCTGATATTAAAGCGATGGAAAGCAATCAACCTGTATTATCACCAACCCAAAAAGCAATCTCAGAATATCTCAGTAAAATGCTGAAAACACTGGAGCTGGCTGACAAGAAACTGGAGGGCGAGGCTGATTATCAGGCATTGGTGCAGTCAGTGATAAACCAGATGGAAGATGTACAGGTACCCGATCTGGTCAGTGCCATTAACCGGTTTAACGGATTTAATCAGCAGGCTCGCCAGGTATTGTCCTGA
- the fabR gene encoding HTH-type transcriptional repressor FabR: protein MNRQEQKQKTRQNIIYAAFSLLDDNRSLSAISLREVAREAGIAPTSFYRHFKDMDELGLTLVDESGLALRQLMRQARSRINSGGGVIDTSVDTFIEFICANSNVFRLLLREHTGTSAAYRMAVLREIQHFVDELSDYIVERQGIEHHLASLQADAMVRLVFSAGADTLEAEPSLRKEIARRVKAQLRFIQLGAAAYESYSAAP, encoded by the coding sequence TTGAATCGCCAGGAACAAAAACAGAAAACCCGCCAGAATATTATTTATGCCGCATTCTCCCTACTAGACGATAATCGCAGTTTATCGGCTATCAGTCTGCGCGAGGTCGCACGGGAAGCGGGTATCGCGCCAACCTCATTTTATCGTCATTTTAAAGACATGGATGAGTTAGGACTTACTCTGGTAGATGAGTCCGGTCTGGCGCTGCGCCAGCTGATGCGACAGGCACGTAGCCGGATTAACTCAGGCGGTGGGGTGATCGACACGTCGGTGGATACCTTTATCGAATTTATCTGTGCTAATTCGAACGTGTTTCGGCTGTTGCTTCGTGAACATACCGGCACCTCAGCAGCCTATCGTATGGCGGTATTACGTGAAATTCAGCATTTTGTGGATGAACTGTCAGACTACATTGTAGAGCGGCAGGGGATTGAACATCATCTGGCCAGTTTGCAGGCCGATGCGATGGTCAGGCTGGTATTCAGTGCCGGGGCCGACACGCTGGAGGCAGAGCCGAGCCTGCGTAAGGAAATTGCGCGCCGGGTCAAAGCCCAGCTACGCTTTATTCAGTTAGGCGCCGCAGCATACGAGTCGTATAGCGCAGCACCTTAA
- a CDS encoding EAL domain-containing protein → MSDNSLFAFADETPQTDVSREISTDYWQVLSVEDDPGYQLSLKMGLADMVVQDKPVKLLTASSASQAADIIARHPNLSVILLDVVMEQDDAGLLLVNTIRNLIGNDLLRIVLLTGQASMAPRLDTMRDYDINEYWNKVDLTEEKLRSVVTANIKTWSALNELASAKRGLQMIVDASRTMTSKQNVPGFTQTVLKEIGRIIDVPDKGGIVCVHSNGRLPVEHAGVVASSGEFQRHHDNSLSEMLSDLSESEQGIVSAAIDKATLTKEHQFNGHWSVLYYSTEKLDSRFYLVIVKSSEPMDVSHIALLMVFSEGVASGFKNLALLNKLSKLAYYDASLNIPNRNWLQRELHTTPNAERKNTIVVLVRVADFYTTEILLGNAFTTTLMQTLLERIYCQLPDHYAIARIEEDCLALLFTRQYGPSKDALLQLNEQTLSVNQLVHKTNTHVAVLDLDLISKNNSDQALRLAEATLHKGRQRGEAVSYYDDSLLYALESRYILLKDLHDAIADPSQLKVYYQPKCDMQTGQIVGAEALLRWQKDSKTQLMPADFIPLAEASGLVSKIDYLVMKTVFADMESLHQAGLSIPISFNISSADLSNPAFMSSLKKLICSTTVKPEHIEVEITESQAMQDYSLVAPIIKELSALGISISIDDFGTGYSSLAHFSQLGAKVLKLDKSFVKQLDDPENASALPVIRMVQKLAEQCSATVVAEGVENAHQQAILCQNGYLIGQGFLFAKPLTFSELTSKLK, encoded by the coding sequence ATGTCCGATAATTCACTTTTTGCTTTTGCTGATGAAACACCGCAGACCGATGTATCCAGAGAGATCAGTACTGATTACTGGCAGGTACTTAGTGTAGAGGATGACCCCGGTTACCAGCTGTCTTTAAAGATGGGCCTGGCTGACATGGTGGTGCAAGACAAACCTGTTAAGCTGCTTACAGCATCATCGGCCTCTCAGGCTGCCGATATCATTGCCCGCCATCCAAATCTATCCGTCATTTTACTTGATGTTGTCATGGAGCAGGATGATGCCGGTCTGCTGTTGGTCAATACCATTCGCAATCTCATCGGCAATGACTTACTGCGTATTGTGTTATTAACCGGGCAGGCCTCCATGGCCCCCCGGCTTGATACCATGCGCGATTATGATATCAACGAATACTGGAACAAGGTTGACCTGACCGAGGAGAAATTGCGCTCGGTGGTGACAGCCAACATCAAGACTTGGAGTGCCCTGAACGAGCTTGCCTCAGCTAAGCGCGGTCTGCAAATGATTGTGGATGCATCGCGCACCATGACGTCTAAGCAAAATGTGCCAGGCTTTACCCAAACGGTGTTAAAAGAAATTGGCCGTATCATTGATGTCCCGGATAAAGGCGGCATTGTGTGTGTTCATTCTAATGGCCGGTTACCGGTAGAACATGCCGGCGTTGTAGCGTCCAGTGGCGAATTTCAGCGCCACCATGACAATTCCCTGTCTGAGATGCTCAGTGACTTGTCTGAGTCTGAGCAGGGCATTGTCTCGGCAGCTATTGATAAAGCCACACTGACGAAAGAGCATCAGTTCAATGGCCACTGGTCGGTACTGTATTACAGTACTGAAAAGCTGGACAGCCGGTTTTATCTGGTTATTGTCAAATCCAGCGAGCCGATGGATGTCAGCCATATTGCCCTGCTAATGGTATTCAGCGAAGGCGTCGCCAGCGGATTTAAAAATCTTGCGCTACTCAACAAGCTCTCCAAACTGGCGTACTACGATGCCAGCCTGAACATACCTAACCGGAACTGGCTGCAACGTGAGCTTCATACCACCCCCAATGCAGAGCGCAAAAATACGATTGTGGTGCTGGTTCGGGTGGCTGACTTCTATACCACTGAGATACTGCTGGGTAATGCCTTTACTACTACACTGATGCAAACCCTGCTCGAACGCATTTATTGTCAGCTGCCTGATCATTACGCCATCGCCCGGATTGAAGAAGACTGTCTGGCACTATTATTTACCCGTCAGTACGGCCCGTCCAAAGACGCATTGCTGCAATTAAACGAGCAGACTTTATCGGTTAATCAGCTGGTGCATAAAACCAATACCCACGTGGCGGTGCTCGATCTGGATCTGATATCAAAGAATAATTCTGATCAGGCATTACGACTGGCGGAAGCTACGTTACATAAAGGCAGACAACGCGGTGAGGCGGTGTCTTACTATGACGATAGCCTGCTTTATGCCCTGGAAAGCCGGTACATACTGCTTAAAGATCTGCACGATGCCATTGCCGACCCCAGTCAGTTAAAAGTGTATTACCAGCCCAAATGCGATATGCAAACGGGCCAGATAGTGGGAGCTGAAGCATTATTACGATGGCAAAAAGACAGTAAGACTCAACTGATGCCGGCTGACTTTATTCCGCTTGCTGAAGCATCTGGCCTGGTGAGTAAAATTGATTACCTGGTCATGAAAACGGTGTTTGCTGATATGGAAAGCTTGCATCAGGCCGGTCTTTCCATACCAATTTCATTCAATATCTCCAGTGCTGATCTCAGTAATCCGGCTTTTATGTCCAGTCTGAAAAAGCTTATTTGCAGTACAACGGTGAAGCCTGAACATATTGAGGTGGAAATCACTGAAAGTCAGGCTATGCAGGACTACAGTCTGGTCGCCCCCATCATTAAAGAACTCAGCGCACTGGGAATCAGCATCAGCATTGATGATTTTGGTACCGGCTATTCTTCCCTTGCGCATTTTAGTCAGCTTGGTGCCAAGGTACTGAAACTGGATAAAAGCTTTGTAAAACAGCTCGATGACCCTGAAAACGCCTCAGCGCTACCAGTGATTCGTATGGTGCAGAAGCTGGCTGAACAATGCTCTGCCACTGTGGTGGCTGAAGGTGTCGAAAATGCTCATCAACAGGCTATTCTATGTCAAAATGGCTATCTGATCGGTCAGGGATTCTTATTTGCCAAGCCGCTAACCTTTAGTGAGTTAACGAGTAAACTGAAATAA